Part of the Rissa tridactyla isolate bRisTri1 chromosome 3, bRisTri1.patW.cur.20221130, whole genome shotgun sequence genome, CCCCAAAATGCCCCTCTGTGCATTTTGCAGACCATAGCTGGGAGGCACCACGTAGGCGCTGCACTTCTATTGCTGCAGGCGCCTGTTGGAGGAGATGCAGGAAAAGCTCCTGCCATTTCTCTGTCCCCCCTGGGTTTGACAGGCTGTGCTGGAACTGAATTGGCCACATCTCACCTCTTTTCTTGCTAATTcccacctttttctttcccctcagacATCCACATCTGCGAACACCAGTCCCCATGCCAGAACGGGGCTCAGTGCATTTACGACCGAGACGGGGAATATTCCTGCCTATGTACAGAAGGCTTCCACGGGAAGGACTGTGAGATGAAGACAGGGCCATGTGAGAAGGCAGGGTGAGACACGGCAGCGGGGGCAGCGAGATTATGGACAGCATTAGCTTCAGGTCACGCACTGCCAAGCTGCGGCCCAGCTTGGCTCGTTATGTGTGGATTTCCATGTGCTAACAGAGTTATGCCAAAACCATCTTTGCCTTTGGTTTAGCTGCGTGCAGCGCACAGTCCCGCTATGTTGTGAACTGAACAGATTCCTGTCCCTCACCACTGTGGGTGTGATGAGCTGACATGTGTCGTACCTTTGGGGAGCATCAGGAGAGTATGTTTCCCCTTCAGATTGTTTGGTTGAAGACCATCCCTGGCGGGCGGTGGGCCCATGCACAGCCACAGCCTTTGGGGAGGTTCCACCACCTGTCACGTGGGGAGGCAGAAACTCCAGCCCACTTCTTGAGAGGGACTGGGAGAGCCTCAGTGCTGGGGGGCTGGCCCCCCATTGGCCACACAAGCAGCTATGTGTGTTTTCCTCCCTGGGGTGAGGAAAGCTGCTTGCTTTCCATGGCCATGACCCGTCCTTGCTCTTTCCACACAGGTCTCCATGCAAGAATGGGGGGCAGTGTCAAGACGAAAATGGCTTTGCCAGCAACTTCACCTGCCGGTGCCTCGCTGGCTTTGTGGGCGATCTTTGTGAGAACGATGTGGATGATTGCCTGATGCGTCCCTGTGCCAATGGTGCCACCTGCCATGATGGGATCAACCGCTTCTCCTGCCAGTGCCAGGTGGGCTTCGAAGGGCGTTTCTGCACCATCAACATCAACGACTGCGCCAGCCAGCCATGCAAAAATGGGGCAAAGTGCTACGACCGAATCAACGACTATGACTGCTTGTGTCCTGACCATTTCACTGGCAAAACCTGCGAGATCTCCATCCCCGAGCCCACCTGGGCTCCCCCCTACCACCCTGTGAACCATGAGAACAGCGGGGGTATGAAAAGCACAACCAGCGAGATGCCGGGGGTGACGCAGCCAGAGCCTGTCAGGACCGTGGTCACAGGGCGGCGCGTGGCCAACCACAGCGAGAAAGAGCCGGGGGGAGGGTTGTTGAAAATCTCTGTGAAGGAGGTGGTGACCCAAAGGGAGTCAGGGCTGAGCGAAGCCCAGCTGGTGACAGTGCTGGTGTTCGGGGTGCTGACGGCGGTGCTGGTCCTCGTCACCGTCCTGCTAATGCTGAGGAACTGGCAGAGGGGCCGTCAGAGGTCGAACTGGTGCCAAAGCCCTTCGCAGGCTGCAAGGAAGCTCCAAGACCAGGAGTGTCAGGTGGGCATGCTCAACACCGTCCTGATCGAGCCCAGGAAGACGACAGAGCTGTGAGCTGCGAGGACTCTGAGCCGAGCCCTGGCAGGTCATTGTGCTGGCAAACCCCTCGAACTGCACCCTGGGGAGCCGCGCCGGCACAAGCCGGGCAGCGGGGAAGGGCTCCCAGGGCAGCGAACGCGTCATGGAAACCCCTGGGCATCGAGTTCTGGTGTGATGGCCCTGCCTGGGTCTGAGCTGTctcccgcccggccgccggcaCCCATGAGCATCTGAAAGcagggctgtgttggggcagccctgcaggggagCGGCAACGTGCCGCTTGTGGCAGCTCACACCGGTATCATCCGACGTGAGCGCTCAGAAACAGGACGGGTAGTGCTGAGGAGGGCACAGCCTTTTTGCAAGCCCAGATTCTGCCAGGCCCTTTGTAACTCCTCTCTGTGACTACTGGAAGGGGCTTTGTCCTCGTTTGTGCTGGTGTTGGGATGTTTCTTCTGGGGCCTTCGGGACGGTCGTGGCTGCATGGGCCTCCTTGCCCCAGTACAGGATGGGGTGGCTCCTGGCTGTTTCTGTAGGCCTGTCGTTCCAGATGCCACGTCCCTAGGGAGCAAGCAAACACCCTTGCTCCCTGGCCTTGTGGTTCTGTGAGCCAGTTCAAAGAGACTCTGGAGATCATTTTGGGGTCTCCTCATGCCCTTCCTCTGCCCTGAGTGATGCCCCCTCCTCTTGCTGTCAGACTGGGGTTACAAACATGTTCTGTACTTTCCTCCTGATGATCCAGGGGTCTTCTCCCCCTGCTTACCAAGCCGTCCTTTCTGGTCTGGCCACAAACGACCaagctccttcccctctccagcgAACACTTCTGCCTCACTATTTACTGACAAGGAGGGGCATGGCCTGTTCCCCTCTGGGCCTGAGCTGGTCCTTCTCATATGCGCTCACAGGTGAAACTGGAGATGGACAAGGCTGGCAATCTGCTGTGGCTGGTTCAGAAGCAATACAAGATCCGtatcctcctttcctctctcagtCACTGCGAGGCAGGCAGCTGGCGCTAACCTCAAATCAGCCAGTGTAGCGTTTCTTGATACAACAAAGGCTAAGCTCCCCGCAGTGGATGTGAGGACAGGCTACTGAGCCTGGGATGACCACAGGAAGCAGATAACGATACTGCCTTCTCCACCATTGCTAAAGCATGGCTAAGAGGCAGTAGATCACTTAGCCTTTGTACTAGGTCTGTTCCTGCCCATGCCGGTTTGGTGTGCAGCAATCAGCATCTGTCTGCCAGGGCCAGGGTTTTCCATGCCTCCTCATGGGCATGGAGGGCTAAGCAGGGGGGTAAAAAAATCCCATAACCCAAACCCTGCTACTGGCCTGTAGGGTTGCAGAGCTGGGTTCAAGATGACGTGAAGAGAGCAGACAGAGGAGTGAGCACTCAGCCAGGAGGAAGACCTGGGAGAGGGGACTGGGGTGTCatcagaaagattatttttttaatacatggatGGATGATGTACCTTTATCAAATAAAACGAATACAAGCCCAGAAACAGTGTATCagagaatcataaaataatttaggttggaagggacctctggacaccAGCCTCCTAATCTCAGCAGATccagttagatcaggttgctcagctaCTTGTTCAGGACGAGTATCTCCATCACTTCCCTCAAGAATGCAAATCCAGGTGATGGCACAGGAGTTGTCTTGCCCCATGCCCTCACCCCATGCTGCAGGGGTGGAGATGGCTCCTGCATcctcagggaaaggaaagggaccTGCTGCCTCAGGACAGCATAGCAAAGGTGTGTATCAGCTAGGTGTTGCCtcagtgctggggaggaggggaaaaccCAAGACTGAGTCCAAGGGTGCCCATGGGAAGAGCAAGCTGATCCTATAACTGAACACAGCTGGGGGGTTtgtgcagctgggagcagggcaggagggataGGGATTTTCCCTTGGAAAAGCGGTCTTGAGATAAACTAGCTTTAGAGGCCTTTAATGTAATCCCATTCTGGCCCTTCAGGGGAAGGCCTTCTCCAATGTAAGCTGGAGGGAGAGAAGCAAGGTCTCAGGGTGCAACCTTTTGGGCTGTTTGGAGAGGTCGGTGTCCCCTGAAAAAAGCAGGGAGGAGGTAGGGTTGTCTTTGTGCAGAAAGGGAACCACTCCTGTATCTCACAAAGAAGTCTGTGTCTGAGGAGAAAAGGAGATGGGGACTTGAATAACAGAGCTTCACAAGGATGTTTccactttattttaaattgcacatGTGAGACTAAATCTCAGACTAGGAGTCAGTGATTCTTCAGTGAGCAAAAAATCCCTCTGTAATCTCAAAGGGGAGCCTTGCAGGGGAGCAGTATCCCACCAGCCAGGCTTGCACGGCCCTAAACACCAGTTCCCGTCTTCCCTACCAAAGGAAATGCCACAGTGCCATGCTCCTGTCCCTGAGGACACACAATCACTGTCTGCAAGCAAGAATAACCCCTTCCATcacctcagcagctcctggccctgcAGGGACAGGGCCAGTGGCTGAGGCGAGAGGAAAGCCAAACACAGAGCCAAGAAGGCTGCCTGGGCTCAGGCCAGGAGGGAGGTCACTGCTGCCCACTGTGCAGGAGGCGCTGGAACAAGGAACCATCCTTCTTACTTAGGCGGGTGGGTGAATCCAGCTCTGCCACTCTCCCAGCTTGCATCACCAGCACGCGGTCACAGTCCATGATGGTGTTCAGCCTGTGGACAGCAAACACCAGGACACACACTGATGAATCTGAGGAGAAACCTTGGCTACTGCTTACCCTGCTGTTAAGGGGTGGCCCAAAACATGCCCAGCACCAGGATCTGCAGAGCTTCTCCCTGTGCACTCAGGGACACGCTGCAGTCCAGCTCCCCAGAGAGCCTCTGCATACTGCTGAAACGCATCACCTCTTAGGAGAGCACAGTGATGCCTTCCAGATACTGGGCACGGCAGGGCACCAGGAGCGCAGAGGGAAGCTCTGTGAAGGGAAAGCTCAGGGCATGCCCCATTGTGGGGTTGCACAACATGTCTCTGTCCCCCCAGGAAAGTTATTGAGTTGCTTCTGTTTGGCCCCACATTTCCTCACCTGCCACGTCCTGAGGGCAGCAGAAATGGACCTGTGCATCAGCTGCCATTCCCCAGCAGTCTGCCATCTTTGCTTATGCTGCCACCACCAGTGGATTTGTAGTTGCCAGACTACCAACCACAGCACCCGCAGCACACGTATGCGCCCAGGTCTGCCCAGATTGCTAGCAGGGCAGCAACCTCTGGCCCTGGGGAGGGAAGAcagggcagcaggaatgccttTGCACAGTCATGCACTGTTCGGTGCCAAACTACAGCCCTACAAAGCTGCAAGTCACAGGGAAGACACTGCACAGGATTTAAGCAGGTAAAAAGCATTATGGAGTTCAGGACTCTGGTTACACATCCATCCCCAAAAGAGTGCCAGGCTGTAGCACTGGAAGTGACCCGGACAAGTACTGAGAGTCCCTTCCAGTCCTAGATTTCACCCATCCAATTAATGGTTCACCCAAAGCTGAATGGCATGGAAGAACCATGGGTACAAAACAACCCCATCACCACATTTCCCTTCTTACTGCTCGTCCCCATCTCCCTTCATCACAGTGGAAGAGGGGCTGGGGCCATCTTCAACCCAGTCTTGCTGCCTTGTCTAATGCCACTCCTTCCTCTGACGGTTCTCCTCTCTAATTACTCCTCCACCAGAGGTGGCCTCTCTCCACCCAACCCAAACACACACCTCAGCCCACAATGCCTTTACCTTTCTACTCTATTTATGCATAATATCCCTAATGTAGGAACCGCATTCCCTTCaaaaccctcctccctccctcttatCTGATGTATTTAACAAGACCCACTTGATTAACTTGCCAGGCCCAGCCCACCCTGCCTGTCATCCATCACTCCCACTTCTGTgcagcaggacaccagcccctgccacctgctcatttgatttttatttttgtggtaaCCTTTGTGTTTTGAAAACACCCTCCATACAACTGCATAATCCTCCTCCAAATTGTCCTCCAGTTGGCAAGTGTGGGAGCACTGACTAATGCTAACCCATCCCTTCTCAGTATCCACAGTATTCATGTTTTGCCCTCTTCCCTCCGCCTGAAACCATCTACTGCCCCTACTCTCACACTATATCTCCCAGCTGTGGGACAAACActgctgccctgtcctgcctgggcaTTGCCCTGCCTACTGGCACTGGGTACAGGCTGGAACCAAAACTCACAGGTTTGGAAAACAGAACTAGCCAGCATTCAGCCTCCCTGGCCAGGAGCTGGCTACAGCCCTTCACCACCGGCTGTCCTGCAGTGCCCTCTACTGAGCCAAAGACACCTTCTCTTCTCGGGTTTCCCATGCTGCACCTGTCTGTAGGATAGTCTTCCATTGCTCCTTGACCTAATTTGGCAGAACCACAAGGTCCGATTCACTGCCCCGGTCCCAGTAGGCAGTGCCATCTGCCATATGATGCGGCATTTTGGCCTTTGCTGTCCCCCGATTTCTGGGTACAGCATTTTCACATCCAGTTGTTCCCAGAATCCAGGTGCTAATaaagcagaaaaggcaaatagGCAAGGTGCAGCATTTTGCACTTAAAAAGCCTCATCATGGAGACCTCCCTGTTCAACTCAAGGCCCAGGCATGGCAGGTGCAGCCACCACTTCCCTGCAAGTGGGGTAGGATGAATTTAGGCACAGAGTGCTGCTTCCTCCATACCTGTGAGCAATTGTCAAAACAGTTTTGTCAGCAAAGCGCTGGCGGATGGTCTGCTGCAGCAGTTGGTCTGTCTTCTGATCCACGCTGGCTGTGGCCTCATCGATGCACAGCACCTGCCAGGGACAGAGAGTGAAGGGAGCTCCCAAGCACCACAGAGGAGACCCCAATCCCTGCCTAGGAACAGCTCAAGAAGGTAGCACAGGACATCTGTTCCCATCACACCCCCAACTCTGGAGCGCTCTGCTGTGCTGTCCTCACACAGTCATCAGCAGCTTCCCTCCCCCTCGCTCCGATGGAAGCGGGGCACTCACCTTGGCCTGCGTCAGGAGGGCTCTTGCCAGACACACCAGCTGCCTCTGTCCCACGGACAGactctttcccctctctcccacctCGCTGTCCAGTCCGCCTGCAGGGGTCAAGCTCAGCAGTCAATCCACCAGGCTCTGTGCCAGGTCCCAGACACCTCCCCAAGTCTGGGGTTTTCCCAGTAGCACTCAAAACCCAGATCCTGCTCAGGCCCAAGCCTTGGGAACTGGAGCCTTTACGCTTGGACAGAAGCGACACCTGGTACGGAGACGCCACAGTCCCCTAGAACTAGGGGCTGGCTTATCTCTCAGATTCTTCTCTAACATCCACCAGGGCCTAGACTCATCAGCAAGATCCCACCACCCGATACATCTCCCACCAGTTCCTTGCCATTAAATCTCAGGGAATGCCACTGAGTCACACTGACCTGTTCCCATCCTGGTCCTAGCATGGCCTCACCTAATCAGTTCCCTACTGCATCCACCTGGCCCCTTTTCCTCAGCTCCCTGACTGAGCTGAGgccttctcccctctcccagtaCCAGGGCTCACCAGTTGCTTCTTGCTGGGTTCAGACTCACCCATCTGAGTAATGGCATCCCGCAGGTGACACTGCTCTAGCACCTCGTGGAGCTCAGCATCTGTCCGTTTTCCTTGAGGGTCCAGGTTCTCTCGGATTGAGCCACTGAACAAAAACGGATCCTGGGGGATGATGGCCAGCCTAGATCTGCAAGCAAACGAGAGCTGAGGGCTCATGGGATGGcttctgcagaaaagcaaaggcctctcattttttttttttttctttcctggggtgGGCTGTCTTGGCTTGCTGCATATCTTAGAGGCGCAGAGACATGGGTCACATATTCAGCCTGGTTTCCTTAGCACAGCTGTTCATAAACAACAGAGCAACTCATAAGAATCTGCCACAATCAGACAAGAGGATGCCATGAGAGGACGCCCTTTACTCCTTACTCTTCCCTTTGGCATCCAACCACTGACAGCTCTCAGCCTCTGGGTTCCCCCGGCTGCCCTCCACTCCGCTCAGCCTTCCGTACCTCAGCTCCTCCAAGCCCACCAGCTGGCTGTCAACACCATCCAGGAGAATCCGGCCTGATTTCGGTTCCAGCATGCGAAAAAGGGCCAAGAAAAGGGTGGATTTTCCAGATCCTGTGCGACCCACAATCCCCACCTTCTCTCCAGGGTAAACTGTGAAGCTCACACCATCAAGTGCATTGGGCAAGCCTGCTCGGTAGGCCA contains:
- the DLK2 gene encoding protein delta homolog 2, whose amino-acid sequence is MSGCLQGAGSRHRKKGKELQLVLTGVHLGWATLTMLRGFCLQLMSLVWILLAHHQLAQGDDCSERCNLAHGCCDQDGKCRCDPGWEGEYCEECVRMPGCLHGTCHQPWQCICHTGWAGKFCDKDIHICEHQSPCQNGAQCIYDRDGEYSCLCTEGFHGKDCEMKTGPCEKAGSPCKNGGQCQDENGFASNFTCRCLAGFVGDLCENDVDDCLMRPCANGATCHDGINRFSCQCQVGFEGRFCTININDCASQPCKNGAKCYDRINDYDCLCPDHFTGKTCEISIPEPTWAPPYHPVNHENSGGMKSTTSEMPGVTQPEPVRTVVTGRRVANHSEKEPGGGLLKISVKEVVTQRESGLSEAQLVTVLVFGVLTAVLVLVTVLLMLRNWQRGRQRSNWCQSPSQAARKLQDQECQVGMLNTVLIEPRKTTEL